The Ralstonia pseudosolanacearum genome includes the window TGGCCGCCGTCAGACGCAGCGCTTCCGAGCCGTTGAGCAGACCGTTCAGGGTTTCACGGAAGGTGTTGGTGTCCTTGCCCAGCAGGAACGCGGTTTCCGGGTTGACGCCTTCGCCAGCCAGGAACTCGTTCATGTTCTTACCGAGACGCTGCGTCAGCATCACCAACTGCGACGACGCGGCCACTTCACGCGCCGGCGCGTTGGTCTGCAGCTTCATCGACGAGATCTGCTCGGCTTCTTCCAGCAGTTCCGGGTTGGAGGCGTTGAACACGTTCAGCGTCTTACCCACCGACACCAGGGTCTTTTCCTGGGCCAGCACCGCCTGGGCGCTCTTGTCGCTGCGCTTCCACTCTTCAATGGACTTGTCGAGCAGCGCCTGGGCTTCGCCGCCGGTCGCGGCGGTCAAGCCGCGGTCGGCGCTACCGGTCTTCAGCGCTTCGAGGTTGCTCTGCAGGCGCGTACGGCTTTCCTTGAGCTGCGAGAAAGCGCTCTCGTTACCCAGCAGCGCCACCGGCACTGCCTTGGCCAGACGCTGCGAATGCATCAGCGTGTCACCGGCGATTTCGATCTGCAGCGAACCGTTGTTGGCTTGGCGGTTATCGAAGTAGATCGAGGCCAGCAGCGCCACCAGACCGGCCAGCAGGCCGACCGTGAACACGCGCTGCTGGGCCACGAACGGCACCCGCGCAATCCAGCCGACCACCTTGTCGACCGGGCCGTGGCTGAGCTGCGAAGGCGGACCGGCAGGATCGATCTCGTCCACTTGGGCGCTATCCAACTGCACGGCCGCGACCCCGGCGCTTTCCGCTGCAACTTCCGGCGCCTCTGCCTCACCCCCGGCACGGCGACCCGCGTTGAACCACTTGAACCCCATAGGACCCTCTTGTCGTCTTGTCGATGCCGCCTGTCGAGAGTGGCGGCATGGATTTCCCATCCGCGGCCGCGCCCATGTGATCAGCGAGGTCCGCACCTTCCAGCGGCAGCTGCGGCCCGTCCCCTTGCCGTGCCGCATGCCGCTGTCTTGCTCTTGAGCGCCACCGCTCCCGTTGCGGGGGCGCCCATGTTGTTCTTCGTTGCTGGGCCGATCATGCTCGGCCCGGTGTCTCGCCTGGTGCCGGCGCGTCAGGCGCGGCTACGGCCCACCTGCAGGAATGCCGGATCGGCCAGCAGCTGGCGCACGCTCAGTTCGCGCCACAGCGTGCCCTGCGCATCGCGCCAGGCGCGGTTCTGCCACGGCAGGCTGTCTTCCTGCCCGGCCTCCACGGCCTGCAGGTCGGACAGACTGCGCAGGCCCGCCACGCGGGGCACCAGGATCGCGCAGGCGCGCTGCGGATCCTTGGACAGCACCACCATCTTGGCGCCGACGCCACCCACCGTCGGCGCCTCGCCGGAGAACAGCGCGAAATCGATCACGCCCATCAGCGTGCCGCGCGCGTTCACGAGACCGAGGTACCACGGCTGCGTCAGCGGCACGCGCGCCGGCGGCTGATAGTCCAGCACTTCGCCGGTGTCGCTGAGCGACAGCAGCCAATGACGGTCGCCGATCTGCACGCCCAGGAAGCTGTCCATCGATGCCTTGGCACGCGCCTCTTGCAGGCGGCGGGCCAGCATCGCCTGGTACTCATGCAGCCGCTGGCGGGAAGTCAGGTTGGTGCGCGTCTCGCTCATGTCGGATGCGGTCGTTGCGCGCCGTCAGGCGTCGCGCGGGTTAAACATCTGCGCGCGGTTACTGCGGCAGCTTGGCGATCTTTTCGAGCAGATCTTCTGCCTTGACCGGCTTGACGATGTAGTCCGACGCGCCCTGGCGCATGCCCCACACGCGGTCGGTCTCCAGGCCCTTGGTGGTGCAGATGATCACCGGGATGTCCTTAAAGCGATCGTCCTTCTTGATCGCGCGGGTGGCCTGGTAGCCGTTCTGGCCGGGCATCACCACGTCCATCAGGACCAGGTCGAAAGGCTCGCCTTCCAGCTTGGCCATGGCCTGGTCGCTGTCGGCCGCGACCGACACCTTGAAACCGTTCTTGCTCAGGATTTCCGACAGGAACAGTGCTTCGGTGGGGGAGTCATCAACCACCAGAATCTTTTTGATTGCCATACAAACAGTCCTTCTTTCTAAAGAGGTGCCGTCATTGCGCGGCGCCAGCGGCTGCCGGCAGATGCGCCTGGACCGCCTCCAGCAGCGCTTCCCGCGAGAAAGGCTTGGCAAGGTGGTCCACCGCCCCGACCAGCTTGCCGCGCGCGCGGTCGAACACCCCATCGCGCGACGACAGCATGACCACGGGCGTGGCATGAAACTTCGGGCTTTTCTTGATCAGTGAGCAGGTCAGGTAACCGTCCAGCTTGGGCATCAGGATGTCGCAAAAGACGATGTCCGGCTTGAAGTCACCCAGCTTGGCCAGCGCATCGAACCCGTCTTCGGCCAGCACGACTTGGCAATCGACCTTGGACAGGAAAATCTGCGCGGTACGGCGGATGGTACTGGAATCGTCGATCACCAGCACTTTTCGGCCGGCAAGCGAACTCGCCAGCGGTTGGGAATTGGTCAGTTGTTCCACCCGCGCGGATTGCATCATGTTCTCGCGTTGCGCGACCACGGATGGGTCGCCACGACATTCCGACCGGATGGAACGCGGCAAATCGCCACGCAGCGTGGGCCCGATGGCCACGCTGGCAACGACTTCAAAACTACGCCCCCCGGCCCGCTTATGAAGTTGTGAAGCTCAGAATGGGTCGAAGTGTGACAAGTCACCTATTCGCCGTCAATGGCGTCGCGCCTAAGCGCGCCGCCTGTGGCATGGAAGCGACGAGAAGATTCATCGAACATGGAATCGTCACGTCCTGCTATTGCACTGTCGGCGCGAGGGTGACCGCCCACTTGCCTGGTCAGCCGATCATCAGATCTGCACCATCTCGAAATCTTCCTTGCGCGCGCCGCATTCCGGGCATGTCCAATTGATGGGCACGTCTTCCCATTTGGTGCCGGGCGCGATGCCGTCATCCGGAGCGCCCTGTTCTTCGTCGTAGATCCAGCCGCAAATCAGGCACATCCACGTCTTGTATTCAATCTGCTGTTCCATAAGGCAAAGCTTTGGTGGGTCCGTCTATTAAAATGGCAGGCCAGATGGTACCGAATCGCGCCCGCCCGCGCCAGAACAAGCGCTGCGCGGGCGTTCTGTTTGATTGCAAGCAGCGGCCAACGCGCGGCTTCTGCGGCAAACCGGCCAAGAACTCCAACCAACCGTGTCCGCGCGCAGGTCTGCGCGGCGCGCTTTCCCGCCACGATCGTCCATGTCCAGCCTGTCCCGTAGTGCCTCCCTGTTTGAACGCGCCCAGAAAACCATCCCCGGCGGCGTGAATTCGCCGGTGCGGGCGTTCCGCTCGGTCGGCGGCACGCCGCGTTTCATTGCGAAGGCGGCCGGCCCCTACCTGTGGGATGCCGATGGCACCCGCTTCATTGACTACGTCGGCTCCTGGGGCCCGATGATCGTCGGCCACGCGCACCCCGAGGTGGTGCGCGCCGTCCAGCAGGTCGCGGCCGACAGCTTTTCGTTCGGCGCGCCCACCGAGGCCGAGGTGGTGATGGCCGAGACCCTCTGCGAGCTGGTGCCCTCCATCGAGCAGGTCCGGCTGGTGTCGTCCGGAACCGAAGCGACCATGAGTGCCCTGCGCCTGGCTCGCGGCTTCACCGGCCGCGACCTCATCGTGAAATTCGAGGGCTGCTACCACGGGCACGCCGATAGCCTGCTGGTCAAGGCCGGCTCGGGCCTGCTGACCTTCGCGGACACCACGCAGAACGCGCCCTCCTCGGCCGGCGTGCCGGAAGACGTGGTCAAGCACACCATGGTCCTGCCGTACAACGATGCCGATGCCCTGCGCGAGGCCTTTGCCCGCCACGGCAAGGAGATCGCCGCGGTCATCGTCGAGCCGGTGGCCGGCAACATGAACCTGGTGCGCGCCACGGCCGAGTTCCTGCAGGCCATGCGCGCGCTGTGCACCGAGCACGGCGCCGTGCTGATTTTCGACGAAGTGATGACGGGCTTCCGCGTGGCGCTGGGTTGCGCGCAGGCGCTGTACGGCATCACCCCGGACCTGACCTGCCTGGGCAAGGTCATCGGCGGCGGCATGCCGGCGGCGGCCTTCGGCGGCCGGCGCGACATCATGGGCTTCCTCGCGCCGCTGGGCAACGTGTACCAGGCCGGCACCCTGTCGGGCAATCCGCTGGCGGTGGCTGCCGGCATGACCACGCTGCGGCTGATCGCCGAGGACGGCTTCCACGACCGCTTGGCCGCGCAGACGCGCAAGCTGGTCGACGGGCTCGCGGGAATCGCGCGCGATGCCGGCGTCCCGTTCGCGGCGGATAGCGTGGGCGGCATGTTCGGCCTCTACTTCCGCGAAGGCGTGCCGACCAGCTTTGCCGAAGTCACGCAGAGCGATGTGGGACGCTTCAATGCGTTCTTCCACGCGATGCTGGCTGAAGGGGTCTACCTGGCGCCGTCGGCCTTCGAGGCGGGGTTCGTGTCGTCGATGCATGATGATGCGGTGCTGGAAGCGACGTTCGAAGCGGCACGGCGGGCGTTCAAGGCAGTTTGAGCTTTTTTTGGGGCCTTGGGGGCCGCCCGGTGTTCCGGTCCCGGCAGGAGACGGAACACCGGGACGCGGCACCGGAACAAGACCCGCCCCGGCCACCAGGCACTCAAACCGACGCAACAGCCTCCGCCAACGCCGCCCGCAACGCCTCGGGCGCCACCGTCATCGGCGCCCGCAACACATTCCGCACCAGCCCCTGTGCCGCCAGCCAGGCCTTCAGCGGCCCCGGATTGGTGGCGG containing:
- a CDS encoding chemotaxis protein CheW, which produces MSETRTNLTSRQRLHEYQAMLARRLQEARAKASMDSFLGVQIGDRHWLLSLSDTGEVLDYQPPARVPLTQPWYLGLVNARGTLMGVIDFALFSGEAPTVGGVGAKMVVLSKDPQRACAILVPRVAGLRSLSDLQAVEAGQEDSLPWQNRAWRDAQGTLWRELSVRQLLADPAFLQVGRSRA
- the hemL gene encoding glutamate-1-semialdehyde 2,1-aminomutase, translated to MSRSASLFERAQKTIPGGVNSPVRAFRSVGGTPRFIAKAAGPYLWDADGTRFIDYVGSWGPMIVGHAHPEVVRAVQQVAADSFSFGAPTEAEVVMAETLCELVPSIEQVRLVSSGTEATMSALRLARGFTGRDLIVKFEGCYHGHADSLLVKAGSGLLTFADTTQNAPSSAGVPEDVVKHTMVLPYNDADALREAFARHGKEIAAVIVEPVAGNMNLVRATAEFLQAMRALCTEHGAVLIFDEVMTGFRVALGCAQALYGITPDLTCLGKVIGGGMPAAAFGGRRDIMGFLAPLGNVYQAGTLSGNPLAVAAGMTTLRLIAEDGFHDRLAAQTRKLVDGLAGIARDAGVPFAADSVGGMFGLYFREGVPTSFAEVTQSDVGRFNAFFHAMLAEGVYLAPSAFEAGFVSSMHDDAVLEATFEAARRAFKAV
- a CDS encoding response regulator, coding for MAIKKILVVDDSPTEALFLSEILSKNGFKVSVAADSDQAMAKLEGEPFDLVLMDVVMPGQNGYQATRAIKKDDRFKDIPVIICTTKGLETDRVWGMRQGASDYIVKPVKAEDLLEKIAKLPQ
- a CDS encoding rubredoxin → MEQQIEYKTWMCLICGWIYDEEQGAPDDGIAPGTKWEDVPINWTCPECGARKEDFEMVQI
- a CDS encoding response regulator, whose translation is MVAQRENMMQSARVEQLTNSQPLASSLAGRKVLVIDDSSTIRRTAQIFLSKVDCQVVLAEDGFDALAKLGDFKPDIVFCDILMPKLDGYLTCSLIKKSPKFHATPVVMLSSRDGVFDRARGKLVGAVDHLAKPFSREALLEAVQAHLPAAAGAAQ